The region ggcatttctgtacagcaatttcttgttacttatcagcagtaaaaacagCAGATACACAAATATATCTTGATGACTAGTCCCTCAGTACGTCTGACAATAGAGCTCTTTCAACCGTTCTGTAGATGGCTCTCAAAGAATGTTGCTGACCTAGTATTGCCGTCATGAAGAGGACCTGTGTTTTAGTTAAATCCACATCACAGGTGAACACCGGTGCCAGAAGTCAATGATGTACTGACGTGACCTTATCACGCCGTGtttaccttgttttttttgttttttttttctttttcgatTTTGTTATCAAAAAGAATTCATGGTACATCGCACATATTCACATACTATTTACATGACATAttttgtacataaatatttacagtgctGTACAGAAAGAAACCTTTACCCCAATTATAAACAATACCCTCACCCAGTGTTTGTGGAGGAAGACataattaaatgaatcaaaactAAAAGCAGTACAAGTAGTAGTAGTGTTTATCTTGTTGGATACTTTCTTgttgcaaacacaaacaaagacatgaaaaggGCAGCCCAGCGGCAGCAAAAGAGGAGGTGAAACTTCCTGAGGTTTTTAATGGCCAGGCCAGCAAACAAACTTCCTGTGAGTCAGACTGGATATTGAGTAACCTCTGCAGAAATACTCACAGGCATTGGGATCTTGGACAGCTCTTTGCCGATACAGTTCTTCATGATACTCCACAGGTTGAGGGAATAGTTGGGTTTGTCTGGGATGCTAGCCCGCCTCTTCTTCAAGGGCACCAACTCCAGAGAGGGGGATTCCTGGTTCATTGCAAGAGGCTCCTCATTAAGCTAAAAGGCAGAAAGTTCTGTCAATATCCAACATACAAGCTGCTGGAAATGCTACAGCTTTAAACATAGATTCACTGCTTTTCAGCTGAGTCAATTGTTAACACGTTTCTAATCTGATTTTTGATTGTAGCACAATCAAACCTTTAGTATTAAGAAACCTACCACCCTGCTGCAGATTTACAATAAAACACCTTGTATCTAATTATCACAAATGATggtagaaaacattttaatgggGTTTTAGCTGAAAAACAGTAAACCGGTCTGACATACCGACTGATCATCAGGACACATTTCACTGTTGAAACCGCTGATATTACTGCTCGACCTTCTGTAAGAGATTAAAAAGTTAAGATTCTCTCTGTGTCTGGAAGGTTTCTGGTTAATTAAACAGCCAGTGTAAAATACAAGGAAACAGAGCACAAAACTGGCTAAACTGGTACTAACCAAACCAATcaacaataaataattgtaTACAAGTGTATGACCTCATTACGCCTCCTGGTTGCACTTTATACAAAGAACACATAAACCAATAATACATAAACTAATGAAGGCTTGGGGGAATCCACTTTTAAAGGTTTCTACCTTATAACTACATATGTGGTAAACATGCATGTGTGGTAAACAAGAAGATACTGACTTGTGGAACTGTGGGTCTGCGGGTACAGTGATAAACTCAGGCGCCTCTTCCATGGCATCAAAGAACTCATTGTCATCGTCCTCATCACTGGCCTCACCTTTCCCCGGCCCAGCAGCAcctaaacagaaaacaatcagtAACGTTCAAGCTAAAATACCAGTTATGATATACCCTTTTCTAATTACACTTAAAGCCTTTTGAtgaaatttctctctcttcaagAGAGGAAGCCCTATTACTGACAACGGTTGTCaacattagggctgcaactcacAATTACTTccttaattaaataaaatgtttggtatttaaattgtcagaaaatagtcaaaactaaacattgCAATCTTAAAGCCCAATGTAATTTCATCAAATTGCTCATTTTGACAAAGAAAGCAGTAGATTTTTACAACCGATataatttttgcttgaaaaaaaaataacttgaatgATCTGgtgattatcagaatagttgcaggttaattttttgttgatcgACTAATGCAGTGGTTCCCAAGCTGTAAGGTCGAGAACCCCATAAAAGGTTGCAAGTAAAACCGGGGTCTCGAGATGATTAACAGGATAGAAATGCAGTGAATATCATATTTCTGCTAcataaagttatgtttattttcagacttttttctaatcttttttatttagatttatcagattactttattttagaaaacatcATCTAAACATcatctaaacatctaaaaacatcaaccagctgaaaaaaaaaagttactttgataaaatcaaaaaagtagacgtgtaaaataaaaatcatggaGTCATGTGAGCAGAGAAGAACGGACATGGGAAGAAATCTGAGTTGGGAACTATAATTTGGGAAGTGATCAGCGAAAGGGTCAGTGTCACGTCTTACTTTTATTGTCTGCTGTAGCATTAGCTTGTGCAGCCCCTCTAAACGCTCGTTCCAGGTGATTGTGCTGCTTGGCCAGCTGCTCTAAAGTCTCCTCCAGCCTTACCCTCTGCTCCCGTTCTGCCTGCAGGGCCTTCTGCCATCGCTTACTGTGACCCTGAGCCAGAGTGAGGAAGTCTCGGCATGCCTGAGGCGCAAAACATGAAACAGGGAAACCCAAGATTCAATTATTGTGACCAGTTAATTTGGTCTGCAGGGAGTACAGATTGTAGGGAGTTTGGATTCTTTGATCTCAAACAAGATCAGTCCAGAGGAAATAACCAGATTCCTTTAAATCGGTTAGCAGACCCACTCTCATTGATACATTATACATcaaaaaacaagccaaataTAGATATACTGAGAGAGGAGGTGACACTTACATTGATCATGGCATTAGACGTGATGCGGAACAGCGTGGCCCTTTCTGTGACCTGACGAATCTTATCCCCAGCCTCTCCAGTTAGACGCAAGCTGTCCAGTTCTGATAAAGACctaaaatacatattaaaatgtACAACATGGATTAACAGTTGGGAAAATATATCGtcaatttacagtgtaaaagaCCATGAGTCTCTGATTCAATGGGGTTATTATTACAACTCATGCCGTATTGTCAGTTTATCTGTTCATCCACATGCTTTATATACAAAAGCTGCAGCACCACTGCTAAACTTAACATATGATCACCAAAGCAACAGGATCTTGATATGACACTCTTGACACTCTATGACAGTTTGGCCTGAGGACTAAGCAAAAACTAAGCAACAGAGTGTTAAAGCCTGACCTCTGGAGAGCAGAGCCATGCTTTGAGATCAGGTCGTTGCACGTGCTGAGATCCTCCACCTTGCTGCCTAGTGTTCTGAGAGCAGACTGGACTTCTGAATTCTGCGACCCGCCGCCTTGTCCAGGTGCCACCGGTGCAGATGATGGTGAGAAGTCGTCCCCAGAGTCAtctgttagcaaacaattgtgaaaaaagaaatcaggtTAAAAGactttatataaataaataaataaatctgccATTCTCATAGCTTCGCTCTGCATTTTAAAAGATTCACAGAGCAAGAAGACTAAACACTGCTCTTTACATCCTCCCGTGAGTTTGTGGGTTTTACCTGACTCAGCCTGCATGCGTGCCGCCTTTGCTTTGGCCAGCTCGAGGGCAGTGATCCAGCGTTGACGTTCCACCTCACAGCTGGCCTTCAGGTGATACGTCTGTGCCCCACCGTTGGAGATGACAAAGTTGCAGGCATCATCCACAGTGATAGTTGCTGTGGCCAAGTTGATTGTGCCCCGACATGTGTGGCCCATCTCTGCCTGGGTTCTGACAGCCAGAAGAATTTACTTTGAGTGTTCggtgaaaatgtaaatatatagtAAAAACTGTGGCTATAATGGAAgcaatttttatgttttttttagggaTTGTAACACCCAGTTCTGTTAAATATTCTACAGCCATCCTACAGAGATGACAACATTCCCTAAAATTTAATCTGCCAAGGATATTTATTTTGATAGAAAAGATACACAATGCTGTGAGGCTAATTGTATTATTCATTCACTTAAAATGTGATCAATAGCTTTTTGGGTGTAATTAAGCACTAGTTCCTGTAGCTCAATGCTAAGGGTTTTCTCTGGTGACATTATCAAGGCAGTATCCTTCCTTTATGTTATCCGTGTTCTGCAGGAAAGTGTACCTGTAGTATGACAACAGCCCATTACTCAGGACAAACCACCTCCGCTGATAACCCTTGATGTAATTTGTCCACTTGAACACCCATCCTTTGTATGTATCGCCAGCTGGGGTTGGAGTGGGGGTCTTGGGCTCTGACATCACAGCCCCCACAATCAAGACACAAATTTGAGGAACCTTAGAGggaaattaaatttagaaatgtTAGAATTTACCATGATAAGGCTTATGCTTTCATATAGAGCTGAACttattagtcaattaatcaattacttAATTACCATAACTTTAATCTAAAACTGATTTGATAATCTATTTATTGTTTACCtaatttttagcaaaaatgtaacaaattcattggttccagcctcttaaatgtcaaaatgtactggttttcttagtcttcaATGATATCATACttaatatctttggattttagacTCTTGGTTGGGCAAGGCAAGACATTTTAACATATCAACCTGGGCTTATTGAAATTGACACAGGCTTTGCAATGGGCACTTTGCCCtactttctcacattttatgGCCCAACGATTAAgcgagaaaataatcagcagcagTAACTGATGATGAATATATACGTTAATCACATTCCTATTTTCATACTGAACAATCtcaatatttcataaaaaattaatatgaacCATTATAGGTGGTTGATGTTGATCTTTCACTGTGGAATGACAGGTCAAAGTTTAAATATAGAGTCAATACAGATTCACTACTGACACGTTTTACTGCCAAACCTAGTGTTTAAACCTGAAGTGGATGTTCATAAAAAAAGGGACTGACTTGTGATTTAAACATCTTTGTGTAATTATGTCCTTTTAATTACATATAAACTTAATATTATCAATTGAGACATATCGATATTTTAGAAACTGTCATTCTAAGTAGGTTTTTGGGGAGATATGACAGTTGTCTAATCAATGcaacaaagaaaaccagatgataacaacaaaaaattgaTAAAGCTCACATCATAGCTTGACGCCAGAAGCTAGCCAACGTTAGCTGCCGTAAGGCTAAGTGGGAGTCACGTTAGTAATAGCCCATTTTTGCTAGAACATGAGCTAAAGTGAAGAAACACCAGCTGACATGTTTGCTTGAAGTTCACCAGCTGACGTGTGCATCTTTACTATACGGTGCCAGCAATAAACACCGCTAGACAACCGTAGCTCACTAGCTTTCAAAGCCGCCGATAGCTAAATGTTTACCTTGACGTGTCCGAAATGTGAGATCAGGCAACCAGACACCCGGTGGAGTCACAGCTAACTTTGACACCCATACGCTACCGTGCCTAGCTGAAGAGGCTAACCAGCTAACTGACCAAGACCGGAGAGCTGATGATGCAAACAACTAAACGGGATACGTCGACGACAACAGTAGTCTGGCCGTAAAATAAAGGGAAGCCAATGAGCTTCATTCGTATCCCTCAGTAATCGTTCGTATAATGTTCATCCTACAGCTGCGTACGACGACAAGAATCTaaaagctagctagctacatcTAATTAGCCTAAGGTTAGCTCGTTGGTTACACCCGGTGCAACATAATTTGGTCCCGTCTAGGAACACAGCGATACCGAACACTGTTGCCCTAGTGGCAGCGTCAAGTTAACCAATGTAAAGGCTTGGCCGGACGAAACCGGCGTTTTGCCTTCAAAGTAACGTAACGTACTTAGATACCttccattattttttgtctCAAGAAAGAACTGTATTTTGAAAACCGTAATCGGAAACCCTCTTTGATCTTTATCTCGTTAACTTTGCTATCTTGATACATTCATTTGGAGCTTCCAGCCGGCTAGTTTATCCGACGTTCGCTTCACAATGCTGGATAGATATATCACATGTTGTTAgcataaaattacattaaaattattatacaGTTTTAGTGATCATCGCGTACTGAAactttataataatttaatatatatgtataataatgtaACTGTATTACAGATACGTTAATAACAGTAATTGTTAAtgtttatgctgtttttttttaatggcgaATCTTTTATAAATAACGAATAAAGAAGAAGTCGTTGAGTTGTAATCTTTTCAGAtgacacaagcaaacaaaagtGCGACTCCGGTGGGACTCGAACCCACAACCTTTGAATCACTTCACCAGTGCCTAGAAGTCCAATGCGCTATCCATTGCGCCACGGAGCCACCTGTTGCACGTAGTCCGTCTGGGCTGAGATAAGTATTACGAGGCACCGATTTTTGTCTATGGGCACTGTGGTGTGATTTGTGTTTCTGGACATTTCACCACCTCCCGCGACCACCGCCCTTTATAACTTCAGAATACCGCTTCACGTGGAGCCGTGACGAATGAGCCTGCCATGTCCCATGTTGAACGCTGAGTGGCGCTGAAGGGTCATAACAAGTTCAACACATTCAGCAGTATTAAGTTTACCAATGTAATTAGCAGGACGTTAGTAAGTCTACATCTAGTTAAGCTagacaatgaatgaaaaagtgctaatcatgaaaatgaaaagttatttaaGGAGGAATCCCTTACACTTAAGCCTGTGAtttcagtgaatattttattattccACTCATGACTGTGATCCTATTCCGTaggtctttttaaaattactacttacattttcttctttgattAACTTGAATTGGGGAATGTGTAGGAATCATCTTTCCGCCACCTAAAGCATCTGCAGGGTGGAGCTTGATGTGTGAAATAGGGCTAAACAAACCGGAATGAAGTCCTACCCAGGTCGAAAAATTCCCCTCATTTACAAGTGCCATATCCTCTTTTGATCAACTGTTTATTAGTATGCTACACCCCCCTTTAGAATCAGGGGAAGCTTGAGTCAAATATGATCTTCTGCTTGGGGCTCTTTGTAAACTAAAGTTTAcaaattatattattagattCTTATTAGTGATGCATTCATGTAAAAAAGCAGGATTTTACTGTTGCGGTTGGTTGAAGTGGAACTagtttttaactatttttataGGACtacaattaatgattatttcacCAAATAGCTGATTGATCTCGATTAATcagttgtttggtttgtaaaaccTCTGAAAGTAGTGGCGAATGAGTGACACCTTcacaatgcttgttttgtccaaaacaagcaaaaattaaattaatcacaagaaaagaaaaagcagcaaatcgtcacatctgagaagctggaaccatgaacCATGTGAAGTTTAATTCATAACAAAGCACCGTATCTTATTTAAAGGCTTTTCGTGTGTTTTGCATCCAAACATCggaatctgtaaagtaactactACTCTGTTACATTTGCACCACTGCAGAAGTCGACACGTTTTCAAGAACTAGCAAAGTGATATTGCGCTTGCGCACTATGGCGAAGCCGGACACTAAAACTACGAGgcaactaattttaaaaaaacggtattgatttttttttttttaatcattaccgttttttgttttttttttaattagttgcCTCGTACATTGAACTAGCCAATGTTGCACTCGCGGGCAGTTGTTGCAGGCGCGTCCACATCCGGTCAGGCAGACAGGGATCTGGACGTAAACGGACGATAACCCTCTTGCCTCCTGCGTGTCTCTGATATATCCTGCCAGGAGCGGAAGTGTCTGGGATTCGGCTCAGTCCGTCGCTCCAAAAACAGTCGCCTGTGAAGGGAGACGGGCCGAGCGCCGTCTGTAAGTCTTCCCAAGCCGTCGCCGCCTGCAGCCGGGCTCCATCCAGCGACGCCGCGAAAAACCCAGCTAATGTAGATATATCGGCACGGGACATGCTCTGTCGGGTTACGTTTCTACTGCGGCACACTTGGGTAATTAATGACAAACCAGCCGGAAGAGAGCTGAAAATGTGGTGTTGATAATTcggatgggttttttttttttttttttttaatgcttcttATGGATTTGTTGCAGGCCTGCGCAATCGACGTGAACGTGAACTCCCCGGACACAGGAGAGGATTAAGTTACTGCTGCTGGCGGCGGATTATTTTTATTGGCCTCCTCCTGTCACGCccgagtctttttttttttttttccctcaattACGAGAGCGCAGCTCACAAGCCAGGTATGCCACCGTGCACGACAATAACAACCCCGCCGCTTCCTCGCAATGTCACGTTGCGGGAATAACTACGCATCGATACACGTCCTTTGTTGCTCCTGCCTAACCGGCGGAGACTCTTCGCGAAaccacagtgtctttgtgttgttgtgtgcgGACCGCAGTGAAATCTCGCATTGGAGCGGTCCAAGAATGCCGTGCGGCTAAGCAggatgttgacaaaaaaaaaaaaaaaaaacaacaaccaaatcaaacaaacaatcaatcatACTTGTACAATAGGGGCGCACTATTCGGCAACACGGACCCAAATACCGATGGAGGTGTTTGTGTCTCGGGCTCTACCTTGCAAAGCACAAGGCGTGGATTTTGGAGCAGTTTCGTCCTCGCAAGCGAAACGTAGACTCCAGCCTGCATACCTGCTAACGTGCAGTTCGCGCTGACAACCGCGCAGCTTTAGGTTAAACGGATATAGAGTTACCGGCTCCCCCGCCTCAGCAGCTCTGACCACCCAACCCCCCCCTCGCCGCCACAGCGTGTTTTGGTTTCAGGCGGATCATGCCCTTTTGTCCACTGAAGCCTGACTGTACTTTTCAGGACAGACTCCCAGTATGAAAGAATTTGCCTGCTGTTttgacagccccccccccttccccctttctctccgGCTGACAGTCTAAAGATGCCGGGGATTCACTgaataaactggaaaaaacgACATGCACCACGATTTTAATTGGACGCTGGTGCAGAAAGACACATCTGCagatatttaagtaaaagttcttttgttttgttttggtttttttttttacaaagttttgttttttgattacttgtgggcatttttaaaatttaaaataaaaagtagagTGCAGGTC is a window of Xiphias gladius isolate SHS-SW01 ecotype Sanya breed wild chromosome 12, ASM1685928v1, whole genome shotgun sequence DNA encoding:
- the LOC120797435 gene encoding oxysterol-binding protein 1-like isoform X2, coding for MSEPKTPTPTPAGDTYKGWVFKWTNYIKGYQRRWFVLSNGLLSYYRTQAEMGHTCRGTINLATATITVDDACNFVISNGGAQTYHLKASCEVERQRWITALELAKAKAARMQAESDDSGDDFSPSSAPVAPGQGGGSQNSEVQSALRTLGSKVEDLSTCNDLISKHGSALQRSLSELDSLRLTGEAGDKIRQVTERATLFRITSNAMINACRDFLTLAQGHSKRWQKALQAEREQRVRLEETLEQLAKQHNHLERAFRGAAQANATADNKSAAGPGKGEASDEDDDNEFFDAMEEAPEFITVPADPQFHKRSSSNISGFNSEMCPDDQSLNEEPLAMNQESPSLELVPLKKRRASIPDKPNYSLNLWSIMKNCIGKELSKIPMPVNFNEPISMLQRLSEDLEYHELLDKAAKCQSSLEQMCYVAAFSVSSYSTTVYRTGKPFNPLLGETYELDRRRESGYRSLCEQVSHHPPAAAHHVISDRGWTLRQEITVASKFRGKYLSIMPLGTIHAIFEKSKNHYTWKKVTTTVHNIIVGKLWIDQSGEIDVVNHTTGDRCHLKFAPYSYFSRDVARKVTGVVMDKDGKAHYVLSGTWDEKMEFSRVMQSSRGGENGTEGKQKTVYQTLKAREVWRRNPLPEGAETMYYFTGLALTLNEPEEGVAPTDSRRRPDQRLMEDGRWDEANAEKQRLEEKQRSARREREREAASQRTSSQSEEGSPHDNYQALWFERCEDRITGEQIHIYKGGYWEAKDRGSWEGCPDIF